A genomic stretch from Chloroflexaceae bacterium includes:
- a CDS encoding ethanolamine ammonia-lyase subunit EutB: MPYTQTLGGRTYQFKDLKTLMARATPERSGDQLAGLAAESAEERVAAQLCLAELPLTTFLEEPLIPYEEDEVTRLILDTHDRAAFAPISGLTVGAFREWLLSYATDSEVLNALAPGITPEMAAAVSKIMRNQDLIAVSRKCRVVTRFRTTIGLPGRFSSRIQPNHPTDDPRGIAASILDGLLHGCGDAVIGINPATDSPQAVIALLELIDDLRQRYAIPIQSSLLAHVTTQMAAIERGAPVDLVFQSIAGTEAANRSFGVNLALLREARAAALSLGRGAIGDNVMYFETGQGSALSANAHHGVDQQTCEARAYAVARHFEPLLVNTVVGFIGPEYLYDGKQITRAALEDLFCGRLMGVPMGCDACYTNHAEADQNDIDNLLVLLGVAGCAYIMGVPGADDVMLNYQSTSYHDVRFVQTTLGLRPAPEFEAWLIDMGIIEPDGRLASREQPRLLQAVAQLAAGRA; encoded by the coding sequence ATGCCATACACCCAGACCCTTGGCGGGCGCACCTACCAGTTCAAGGATCTCAAGACCCTCATGGCCAGAGCCACCCCTGAACGCTCAGGCGACCAGCTTGCCGGTCTCGCCGCCGAGAGCGCTGAAGAGCGGGTCGCCGCCCAACTGTGCCTGGCCGAGCTGCCACTGACAACCTTTCTCGAAGAACCGCTGATCCCCTACGAGGAAGACGAAGTCACGCGCCTGATCCTTGATACCCACGATCGCGCCGCCTTTGCACCCATTAGCGGCTTGACCGTGGGCGCCTTCCGTGAATGGCTGCTCTCCTACGCTACGGATAGCGAGGTCCTCAACGCTCTGGCGCCCGGGATCACTCCTGAAATGGCCGCTGCCGTCTCCAAGATTATGCGTAATCAGGATCTGATCGCGGTCAGCCGCAAGTGCCGCGTGGTAACCCGCTTTCGCACCACCATCGGCCTGCCCGGCCGCTTCTCGTCACGCATCCAGCCTAACCACCCCACCGACGATCCCCGCGGCATCGCCGCCTCGATCCTCGACGGTCTGCTCCACGGCTGCGGCGATGCGGTAATTGGCATCAATCCCGCTACCGACAGCCCACAGGCCGTCATCGCCCTCCTTGAATTGATTGATGATCTGCGCCAGCGTTACGCCATCCCCATCCAGTCGTCGCTACTGGCCCACGTCACCACCCAGATGGCCGCCATCGAACGCGGCGCTCCGGTGGACCTGGTGTTCCAGTCCATTGCCGGCACCGAAGCCGCCAACCGCTCCTTCGGGGTCAACCTCGCCCTCCTGCGCGAGGCGCGCGCCGCCGCGCTGTCGTTGGGTCGCGGCGCCATCGGCGACAACGTGATGTACTTTGAAACCGGTCAGGGCAGCGCCCTCTCGGCCAACGCCCACCACGGCGTTGACCAGCAGACCTGCGAGGCCCGGGCCTATGCCGTGGCCCGCCACTTCGAGCCGCTGCTGGTCAACACGGTGGTGGGCTTTATCGGTCCTGAATATCTCTACGATGGCAAGCAGATCACCCGCGCTGCGCTCGAAGACCTCTTCTGCGGTCGCCTGATGGGCGTGCCGATGGGCTGCGACGCGTGCTACACTAATCACGCCGAAGCAGACCAGAACGATATTGACAACCTCCTGGTGCTGCTGGGCGTGGCTGGCTGCGCCTACATCATGGGCGTGCCCGGGGCCGATGACGTGATGCTCAACTACCAGAGCACCTCGTATCACGATGTGCGCTTTGTGCAGACCACCCTGGGCCTGCGACCCGCTCCGGAGTTTGAGGCCTGGCTGATTGATATGGGCATCATCGAGCCTGATGGTCGCCTGGCCTCTCGTGAGCAACCGCGCCTGCTGCAGGCTGTCGCCCAGCTTGCCGCCGGGCGCGC
- the eat gene encoding ethanolamine permease, which translates to MADKPQALGRKSQVDVGGVTYEQVGEEYLAQRRLRKSAGWVLLWALGVGAVISGDFFGWNYGLSAGGFGGLLLATFVVAVMYLCMVFSIAELSAALPHAGGFYSFTRNAFGPTLGFVNGVADIIEYVITPAVIVTSIAAYMQTIFSFVPLYVWWVVFYAVFVGINVLGTALTLRVGLIVTLLAIGALVVFYVGAVISGAFSWDRVFNIPPTPGNNAFLPFGWYGVFAALPFAIWFYLAIEQLPLAAEESHDVVRDIPRALIWGLLTLLALSLLTLVLNSGVGGGAAEVGESAAPLEIGFRAIFGSGATTIVLTLVALTGLVASFHTIIYAYGRVLFSLSRAGYIPRWISVTGARHTPARALILGGVVGLVLALLIDLLGSGSSVGAALLTMSVFGAVISYALVMLSYIKLAITRPNLHRPYKSPLGVPGAVVGTVLAVLSLFATMAIEDNRPGVIGTAIFMAVMVAYYFFYSRKRLVAQAPEEEAALIAEAERELKHL; encoded by the coding sequence ATGGCTGACAAGCCACAGGCGCTCGGCAGAAAGTCACAGGTTGATGTTGGCGGAGTAACCTACGAACAGGTCGGCGAGGAGTATCTGGCGCAGCGCCGCCTGCGCAAAAGCGCCGGCTGGGTGCTGTTGTGGGCCCTCGGCGTTGGCGCGGTTATTTCGGGCGATTTCTTTGGCTGGAACTACGGTCTGTCTGCGGGCGGATTCGGCGGTCTCCTGCTTGCCACGTTCGTTGTGGCCGTCATGTACCTGTGCATGGTTTTTTCAATTGCGGAACTATCCGCCGCCCTGCCCCATGCTGGCGGTTTCTACTCGTTCACCCGCAACGCCTTTGGGCCAACCCTTGGGTTTGTGAACGGCGTTGCTGATATTATCGAATATGTAATCACCCCCGCGGTGATTGTCACCTCCATCGCCGCCTACATGCAGACCATTTTCTCCTTTGTTCCGCTCTACGTCTGGTGGGTGGTTTTCTACGCCGTCTTTGTCGGCATCAATGTCCTGGGCACCGCCCTCACCCTGCGCGTTGGCCTGATCGTCACGCTCCTGGCCATCGGCGCCCTGGTGGTGTTCTACGTCGGCGCGGTGATCTCCGGGGCCTTTAGCTGGGATCGCGTGTTCAACATCCCGCCCACGCCAGGCAATAACGCCTTCCTCCCCTTCGGCTGGTACGGCGTATTCGCGGCCTTGCCTTTTGCCATCTGGTTCTATCTGGCAATCGAGCAACTGCCCCTGGCGGCCGAAGAAAGTCACGACGTCGTGCGCGATATTCCCAGGGCGCTGATCTGGGGTCTGCTCACCTTACTGGCGCTCTCCTTGCTGACCCTGGTGCTCAACTCCGGCGTAGGCGGCGGCGCCGCGGAGGTCGGCGAGTCGGCAGCTCCCCTGGAGATCGGCTTCCGCGCCATCTTCGGTTCCGGCGCTACAACGATTGTCTTGACCCTGGTGGCGCTCACCGGCCTGGTAGCCAGTTTCCACACCATCATCTACGCCTACGGGCGGGTGCTCTTCTCCCTCTCGCGCGCCGGCTACATCCCCCGCTGGATCTCGGTGACCGGCGCGCGCCATACGCCCGCTCGCGCGCTCATCCTCGGCGGCGTAGTCGGTCTGGTTCTGGCCCTGTTGATCGATCTCCTCGGCAGCGGCAGCAGCGTTGGCGCCGCGCTCCTGACTATGAGCGTTTTCGGCGCGGTGATCTCCTACGCGCTGGTGATGCTCTCGTATATCAAGCTGGCTATTACCCGCCCCAACCTGCACCGCCCCTACAAAAGCCCCCTCGGAGTGCCCGGCGCCGTGGTCGGCACAGTTCTGGCCGTGCTCTCGCTCTTCGCCACCATGGCGATCGAGGATAACCGGCCCGGCGTGATCGGCACGGCGATCTTTATGGCGGTAATGGTGGCGTACTACTTCTTCTATAGCCGCAAGCGCCTCGTTGCCCAGGCGCCCGAAGAAGAAGCCGCGCTGATCGCCGAAGCCGAACGTGAACTCAAGCATCTGTGA
- a CDS encoding FAD:protein FMN transferase, giving the protein MVTFSFRAMGSQILVILEAPDPIARPALASLPGVFASWEAILSRFRPDSELSCLNSSRREWLVISPTLAEALALALRGAAATDGLVTPLVLEALEHAGYDRDFSIVASGASPAAATLARPVADWRRIRVDPLHGSVDRPPGLRLDLGGVAKGWAADRAIRLIARHGPALVDVGGDIAVSGPRRDGAAWPIGVQDPRGSADPLAVLRIASGGVATSGRDYRRWRQGDMERHHIIDPRTGAPAETDLLSVTVVAASAADAEIAAKAALILGSAAGLSWLDARPWLAGLLVRDDGAVLHTPTLEALLWKRA; this is encoded by the coding sequence ATGGTCACATTTTCCTTCCGCGCTATGGGCAGCCAGATCCTGGTCATACTCGAAGCGCCGGACCCTATCGCCCGGCCGGCGCTAGCAAGCCTGCCCGGGGTCTTCGCGAGCTGGGAGGCGATCCTCAGCCGCTTCCGACCCGACAGCGAATTAAGCTGTCTGAACAGCTCCCGGCGCGAGTGGCTTGTCATCAGCCCCACGCTGGCCGAGGCGCTCGCCCTGGCCCTGCGCGGCGCCGCAGCGACCGACGGCCTCGTGACCCCGCTGGTGCTGGAAGCCCTGGAGCATGCCGGCTACGACCGCGACTTCAGCATTGTCGCTAGCGGCGCGTCGCCCGCCGCGGCAACGCTCGCCCGGCCCGTGGCAGACTGGCGTCGCATTCGCGTTGATCCGCTCCACGGCAGCGTGGATCGCCCGCCTGGCCTCCGCCTCGACCTGGGCGGAGTGGCCAAGGGCTGGGCCGCTGATCGAGCCATCCGCCTGATCGCCCGCCATGGCCCGGCCCTGGTGGATGTCGGCGGCGACATCGCCGTCAGCGGCCCGCGTCGCGACGGCGCCGCCTGGCCCATCGGCGTGCAGGACCCCCGTGGCAGCGCCGATCCCCTGGCAGTGCTGCGGATCGCCTCCGGCGGCGTGGCAACCTCCGGGCGCGATTACCGACGCTGGCGTCAGGGCGATATGGAGCGCCACCATATCATCGATCCGCGCACCGGCGCGCCCGCCGAGACTGACCTGCTTAGCGTGACCGTGGTGGCCGCAAGCGCTGCCGACGCCGAGATCGCCGCCAAGGCCGCGCTGATCCTGGGCAGCGCCGCCGGCCTGTCCTGGCTGGACGCGCGCCCCTGGCTGGCCGGTCTCCTCGTCCGTGACGATGGCGCGGTGCTGCACACTCCGACGCTCGAAGCGTTGTTGTGGAAGCGCGCGTAG
- a CDS encoding PepSY domain-containing protein, translating into MSQRLALIVAAAITAFVLVIVGALSIHLSGAAGQTANVLPASAAVTPSPAAAAPDPAIEALLREREAAYQAALAEASARLEAANARIASANQQLASAAQSRASGGTAPVVASATGAAIGEQQAIVIAQRYYGGQVIAVERETEHGALVYEVKFSDRSSVYVDAATGQVVYARIAAGGDDDRFRRERHEGHDD; encoded by the coding sequence ATGAGCCAGCGTCTTGCACTGATCGTCGCTGCTGCCATCACCGCTTTCGTTCTCGTTATTGTGGGCGCGTTGAGCATCCATCTGAGCGGCGCTGCCGGCCAGACGGCGAATGTGCTCCCGGCGAGCGCCGCGGTCACCCCATCGCCTGCCGCTGCTGCGCCTGACCCCGCGATCGAGGCCCTGCTGCGCGAGCGCGAAGCCGCCTACCAGGCCGCCCTGGCCGAAGCCAGCGCGCGCCTGGAAGCCGCCAACGCCCGGATTGCCAGCGCCAATCAACAACTCGCCAGCGCCGCCCAGTCTCGAGCATCCGGCGGCACAGCGCCGGTCGTCGCGTCGGCGACCGGCGCCGCGATCGGCGAACAACAGGCAATTGTCATTGCGCAACGCTACTACGGCGGCCAGGTGATCGCCGTCGAGCGCGAGACCGAGCACGGCGCCCTGGTCTACGAGGTGAAGTTCAGCGACAGGAGCTCAGTCTACGTGGATGCCGCCACCGGCCAGGTGGTCTATGCCAGGATAGCCGCTGGCGGAGATGACGACCGGTTCCGGCGCGAGCGTCACGAAGGGCATGATGACTGA
- a CDS encoding response regulator transcription factor, which yields MKTVMRVLVIEDDQRLARLVARVLEEAHYQADVAHDGDTGLDLALRGSYDVAIIDWMLPGRDGPSICRSVRLARLPTALLLLTARGQIEDKVAGLDSGADDYLVKPFAFEELLARVRALSRRFAPPGADAQELRAGAIVLDLRGHTARRNTRALDLTPTEWNLLEYLIRHQGQTLTRQQILDYVWSYEHDVQPQMVDVYISYLRRKLNGPGERDPIVTVRGVGYRLEAPDV from the coding sequence TTGAAGACGGTCATGCGCGTGCTGGTGATAGAGGACGATCAACGGCTGGCCCGGCTGGTTGCCCGTGTGCTGGAGGAAGCCCACTACCAGGCGGATGTAGCCCACGATGGCGACACAGGGCTGGATCTGGCCCTGCGGGGCAGCTATGACGTGGCGATTATTGACTGGATGCTGCCCGGGCGGGACGGGCCGTCGATCTGCCGGTCGGTGCGCCTGGCGCGCCTGCCTACCGCGCTGCTCTTGCTGACGGCGCGCGGCCAGATCGAGGATAAGGTCGCGGGCCTGGACAGCGGGGCGGACGATTACCTGGTCAAGCCGTTCGCCTTTGAAGAGTTGCTGGCGCGGGTGCGCGCGCTGAGCCGCCGTTTTGCGCCGCCCGGAGCCGACGCCCAGGAGTTGCGCGCGGGCGCGATCGTGCTCGACCTGCGCGGGCATACGGCGCGCCGCAATACCCGCGCGCTCGACCTGACGCCCACCGAGTGGAACCTGCTCGAGTATTTGATCCGTCACCAGGGTCAGACCCTGACCCGCCAGCAGATCCTGGATTATGTCTGGTCATATGAACACGATGTGCAGCCGCAAATGGTTGACGTATACATTTCGTATCTGCGACGCAAATTGAACGGCCCCGGAGAGCGCGATCCAATTGTGACGGTGCGCGGCGTCGGTTACCGACTGGAGGCGCCCGATGTTTAG
- a CDS encoding ATP-binding protein: protein MFRGLRLQLTLLYTLAALMLVALVGGGSYLVVARYFQQVTDLALRHKMAHEFHALDAPLPADLVSADRDWSLIRNEPGLLPRRAGAPLSEAEAMARAVAHRGGGVPQRVEREEKRGREVYEVRFADGAEVIVDRSSGAILASEGGERRGGKETPLATPAATATPLAYDGELAAIFVLPLDTTGQVLFNPNPAAAPLGPDRQALEAALRHGSDQRTVHLSDGQRVRLLTYRLTRPDGPAALQLGRVLSDQDRVLWQLAVGLLVLGSLSMVLLGGTSWWLAGRALRPAQAAWERQQRFIASASHELRTPLTLIRASAEVALRNVRPEDADQRELLADVLSESDHMRRLVDDLLMLSRLDSGQLPLTLTTVDVAPFLAEVQRQVARLGTERGVTVRVEEASGAVCADADRLRQVLLIVLDNALRHTPSGGSITLAATPQGREVRFRVSDTGCGIAPEHLPHIFERFYRVDPARGRASGNAGLGLAIARALITAMGGQIGANSAPGQGTTVWFTLPGR, encoded by the coding sequence ATGTTTAGAGGCCTGCGGCTTCAATTGACCCTGCTCTATACCCTGGCCGCGCTGATGCTGGTGGCGCTGGTGGGTGGGGGGAGCTACCTGGTAGTGGCGCGGTACTTCCAGCAGGTGACCGATCTGGCCTTGCGGCACAAGATGGCCCACGAGTTTCACGCTCTTGACGCGCCTTTGCCCGCCGACCTGGTCTCGGCGGACCGGGACTGGTCGCTGATCCGCAATGAGCCAGGGCTGTTACCGCGCCGGGCCGGAGCGCCGCTTTCGGAGGCCGAGGCGATGGCGCGAGCGGTGGCCCATCGCGGCGGAGGGGTTCCCCAGCGGGTTGAGCGTGAAGAGAAACGTGGCCGGGAGGTGTACGAGGTGCGCTTCGCCGATGGGGCGGAGGTGATCGTGGATCGGTCCAGCGGGGCCATCCTCGCGTCCGAGGGAGGAGAGCGGCGTGGAGGGAAGGAGACGCCGCTTGCGACGCCCGCGGCAACGGCCACGCCTCTGGCCTATGACGGCGAACTGGCGGCGATCTTCGTCCTGCCGCTCGACACGACGGGGCAGGTGCTCTTCAACCCCAACCCGGCCGCGGCGCCGCTCGGCCCGGACCGGCAGGCTCTGGAAGCCGCATTGCGCCATGGCAGCGACCAGCGCACGGTGCACCTGAGCGATGGGCAACGGGTACGCCTGCTGACCTATCGCCTCACCCGTCCTGATGGGCCAGCGGCGCTGCAACTCGGTCGAGTGCTCAGTGACCAGGATCGCGTGCTATGGCAACTGGCCGTGGGTTTGCTCGTCCTGGGCAGCCTGAGCATGGTGTTGCTGGGCGGGACGAGCTGGTGGCTCGCAGGCCGGGCGCTGCGCCCGGCGCAGGCTGCCTGGGAGCGCCAGCAGCGGTTCATCGCCAGCGCCAGCCACGAGTTGCGCACACCCCTGACGCTGATCCGCGCCAGCGCCGAGGTGGCGCTCCGCAACGTCAGGCCCGAGGACGCTGACCAGCGGGAGTTGCTCGCGGATGTGCTCTCTGAGAGCGATCATATGCGGCGGCTGGTGGACGACCTGCTGATGCTGTCGCGGCTCGACAGCGGCCAGTTGCCGCTCACCCTCACGACGGTGGACGTAGCGCCGTTTCTGGCCGAGGTGCAGCGCCAGGTGGCGCGGCTGGGCACGGAACGGGGCGTGACCGTGAGGGTAGAGGAAGCGAGCGGAGCGGTTTGCGCCGACGCCGACCGGCTGCGCCAGGTGCTGCTGATCGTGCTCGATAATGCATTGCGGCATACGCCGTCCGGCGGGAGCATTACGCTTGCGGCGACGCCCCAGGGACGCGAGGTGCGCTTCAGGGTGAGCGACACGGGGTGCGGGATCGCCCCGGAGCATTTGCCGCACATCTTTGAGCGCTTCTACCGGGTGGATCCGGCTCGCGGGCGGGCCAGCGGCAATGCCGGGCTGGGCCTGGCAATCGCCAGGGCGCTGATCACGGCGATGGGCGGGCAGATCGGGGCGAATAGCGCGCCCGGCCAGGGCACGACGGTGTGGTTTACCTTGCCGGGGAGATGA
- a CDS encoding zinc ribbon domain-containing protein, which produces MKICPTCGAPNDLANRFCEQCGVRLEEGAAPAPAGASATTAPAAVVCPTCSAPVLPGEAFCDQCGADLTSLAYPVTPAAPALAADAAGPATMPAGAAEGQLICALCGAAALPGERFCDTCGADLFAQINASAPAAVAPSLTPPDSGPALANGAEIPAPAAEAPAVPAPAEAPAAPVPAEAPTAPMAEAPAVEAPAAPVDAAPAVTAAEAPAVSAAEAPTVEAPAAPVAAAPGVSAAEAPTPPSGAPAFDRAAYETRRAELTATITRQQQIIAQLEQMQATFGPATPPAVVTGLAEAREALARAENERAALEAAAPAVDPAEVRRLQEEIARQQQIIAQLEQMQATFGPATPPAVVAGLAEAREALARAEASLAALGVAPAPAAPAPAVEAPPSPPPAPAGPRLVVEESGAVLPLPLDKTEIIIGREDPVSNIFPEIDLTPHGGELGGVSRQHARLSRAGGQWTITDLNSTNYTRLNGVRLEPNVPTPITNGARVQFGRVVVIVHLI; this is translated from the coding sequence ATGAAGATCTGTCCTACCTGCGGCGCTCCAAATGATCTGGCTAACCGCTTCTGCGAACAGTGCGGCGTGCGGCTTGAGGAGGGCGCTGCCCCTGCCCCCGCCGGCGCCTCGGCGACGACCGCGCCGGCCGCGGTTGTCTGTCCAACTTGCAGCGCGCCGGTGCTGCCGGGTGAAGCCTTCTGCGACCAGTGCGGCGCTGATCTGACCAGTCTTGCCTATCCCGTCACGCCTGCCGCGCCTGCGCTGGCCGCCGATGCCGCCGGGCCTGCGACTATGCCCGCCGGCGCCGCTGAGGGGCAGTTGATCTGCGCCCTCTGCGGCGCGGCGGCGCTGCCTGGAGAGCGCTTCTGCGACACCTGCGGCGCGGATCTGTTCGCCCAGATCAACGCCTCGGCCCCCGCCGCGGTCGCGCCATCACTCACACCTCCCGACAGCGGTCCGGCGCTGGCCAACGGCGCCGAGATTCCCGCCCCCGCTGCCGAGGCCCCCGCTGTCCCCGCGCCTGCTGAGGCGCCTGCCGCCCCCGTCCCCGCCGAGGCGCCCACTGCGCCCATGGCCGAGGCGCCCGCCGTCGAAGCGCCCGCCGCGCCCGTGGACGCGGCGCCCGCCGTCACTGCCGCCGAGGCGCCCGCTGTGTCAGCAGCCGAGGCCCCCACCGTCGAGGCGCCCGCCGCGCCCGTGGCCGCCGCCCCTGGCGTCTCTGCCGCCGAGGCCCCGACTCCCCCCTCTGGCGCGCCAGCGTTCGATCGGGCCGCCTACGAAACCCGTCGCGCCGAACTGACCGCAACCATCACTCGTCAGCAACAGATCATCGCCCAGTTGGAGCAGATGCAGGCCACCTTTGGCCCGGCCACGCCTCCGGCGGTCGTCACCGGTCTGGCCGAGGCTCGCGAGGCCCTGGCTCGCGCCGAGAACGAACGCGCTGCGCTCGAGGCCGCCGCTCCCGCCGTCGATCCCGCTGAGGTGCGCCGGCTCCAGGAGGAAATCGCCCGCCAGCAACAGATCATCGCCCAGTTGGAGCAGATGCAGGCCACCTTCGGCCCCGCCACGCCCCCGGCGGTCGTCGCCGGTCTGGCGGAAGCGCGCGAGGCCCTGGCCCGCGCCGAAGCCTCCCTCGCCGCCCTGGGGGTGGCTCCTGCGCCCGCCGCTCCCGCCCCGGCGGTCGAGGCGCCGCCCTCGCCACCTCCGGCGCCCGCCGGCCCGCGTCTGGTTGTCGAGGAGAGCGGCGCTGTGCTGCCCCTGCCCCTCGACAAAACCGAGATTATCATCGGTCGCGAGGACCCCGTGAGCAACATCTTTCCCGAAATCGATCTCACCCCTCACGGCGGCGAACTGGGCGGCGTGAGCCGCCAGCATGCCCGGCTGAGCCGCGCCGGCGGTCAGTGGACGATCACCGATCTCAACAGCACTAACTACACCCGGCTCAACGGCGTGCGCCTGGAGCCGAACGTTCCAACCCCCATTACCAACGGCGCGCGGGTGCAGTTCGGGCGGGTCGTCGTGATTGTGCATCTCATCTGA
- a CDS encoding VWA domain-containing protein, producing the protein MADTLTLTCSWGRTPVPASGAPQLGYLLVEAAPAAPPPAPVPLNFCLVLDRSGSMQGAKLQSLKQATHRLIDSLTPQDVVSIVIFDDTVQTLVPATFATDPAALHAAVEQIVEMGGTAMSLGMQSGQAELQKHASPDRYSAMLILTDGQTWGDEEVCRTLAQSLAQAGVRITALGLGAEWNEKLLDDLAEATGGVSDYIADPGQILAFFQRAVRTAQGIAAVEARLLLRLVREATPRAVYRVTPTIANLGYQPIGASEVAVKLGDLVYGQVNSIIVELMLPARPPGQFRIAQAELHATPLGSQQEQIVKQDVLLTFSANPDATPFDPRVMNLVEKVTAFKLQTRALAEAEMGNTAGATQKLRAAATRLLDLGELELAEQTRQQAEQLEQGGAISAESQKALKYATRRLTQKLEE; encoded by the coding sequence ATGGCCGATACGCTCACGCTGACCTGTAGTTGGGGGCGCACTCCCGTCCCCGCGAGCGGGGCCCCCCAACTGGGCTACCTGCTGGTCGAGGCGGCTCCTGCTGCCCCGCCTCCCGCGCCTGTTCCACTGAACTTTTGCCTCGTGCTTGATCGCTCCGGTTCGATGCAGGGCGCCAAATTGCAAAGTCTGAAGCAGGCCACCCATCGCCTGATTGATAGTCTCACGCCCCAGGATGTCGTTTCAATCGTCATCTTCGACGATACTGTCCAGACCCTCGTGCCCGCCACCTTTGCCACCGATCCGGCCGCCTTGCACGCCGCTGTTGAACAGATCGTCGAAATGGGCGGCACGGCGATGTCCCTCGGCATGCAGTCTGGTCAGGCCGAGTTGCAGAAGCACGCCAGCCCTGATCGCTACAGCGCCATGCTCATCCTCACCGACGGCCAGACCTGGGGTGACGAAGAAGTTTGCCGCACCCTGGCACAGAGCCTGGCACAGGCCGGCGTGCGGATCACCGCCCTGGGTCTCGGCGCCGAGTGGAACGAGAAATTGCTCGACGATCTGGCCGAGGCTACCGGCGGCGTCTCGGATTATATTGCCGATCCCGGCCAGATCCTCGCTTTCTTCCAGCGCGCGGTGCGCACTGCCCAGGGGATCGCCGCTGTCGAGGCGCGCCTGCTCCTCCGCCTGGTGCGCGAGGCGACACCTCGCGCCGTCTATCGCGTTACGCCCACCATCGCCAATCTCGGCTACCAGCCCATTGGCGCCAGTGAGGTGGCGGTGAAACTGGGCGATCTGGTCTACGGCCAGGTCAACAGCATCATCGTCGAACTGATGCTGCCCGCCCGCCCCCCCGGCCAGTTTCGCATCGCCCAGGCCGAGTTGCACGCGACGCCCCTCGGCTCGCAGCAGGAACAGATTGTGAAGCAGGATGTGCTGCTGACCTTCAGCGCCAATCCCGACGCGACGCCGTTCGATCCGCGGGTGATGAACCTGGTCGAGAAAGTGACGGCCTTCAAGTTGCAAACGCGCGCCCTGGCCGAGGCGGAAATGGGCAATACCGCCGGCGCCACCCAGAAACTGCGCGCTGCTGCCACACGCCTGCTCGACCTCGGCGAACTCGAACTGGCTGAGCAAACCCGCCAGCAGGCCGAGCAACTCGAGCAGGGCGGCGCCATCAGCGCCGAGTCTCAGAAAGCGCTCAAGTACGCCACGCGCCGGTTGACCCAGAAGCTTGAGGAGTAA